In Alteromonas mediterranea DE, a single genomic region encodes these proteins:
- the nqrM gene encoding (Na+)-NQR maturation NqrM — protein MSTFILAFGFFLTMVLAMAVGYLVQKKSISGSCGGLGALGIEKACDCPEPCDRKKSRMEKEEARQKKLNEWKQNQIL, from the coding sequence ATGTCTACATTTATTCTCGCTTTCGGTTTCTTTCTTACTATGGTTTTGGCCATGGCCGTTGGCTACCTAGTTCAGAAAAAATCTATTTCTGGAAGTTGCGGTGGCTTAGGTGCACTAGGTATTGAGAAAGCCTGTGATTGCCCAGAACCGTGTGATCGTAAAAAGTCACGCATGGAAAAAGAAGAAGCCCGCCAGAAAAAGCTAAACGAGTGGAAGCAGAACCAAATTTTGTAA
- a CDS encoding FAD:protein FMN transferase → MIRFAIRIFLAFFAIGILVLASCSDEKAPVVHLQGQTMGTTYNVKYLVGKEPVEGLQAEIDARLVEVNKMMSTYDPTSELSRFNQYRYTDNFAVSPDTLTVVNEALRLASLSGGVLDVTVGPLVNLWGFGPTKRPEKVPSQGEIDEIRDYVGYQKLSTTPTGLKKSHPMLYVDLSTIAKGFGVDEVAEILEKHGIENYLVEIGGEMRVKGERGDGSEWLIAIEKPVTTERAVQKVVSIGENAVATSGDYRNYYEEDGVRYSHLIDPTTGKPISHNLVSVTVVHPSSMTSDGLATAFNVMGWEQAIAIAEQEQLAVFLIRRTDDGFEEYASPEFDKLVTVHN, encoded by the coding sequence GTGATTCGTTTCGCAATTCGAATTTTTCTCGCTTTTTTTGCAATAGGCATATTAGTACTTGCAAGCTGTAGTGATGAAAAAGCGCCTGTAGTACATCTTCAGGGCCAAACAATGGGTACAACCTACAACGTTAAATACCTTGTAGGTAAGGAGCCGGTAGAAGGGTTACAGGCTGAAATAGACGCACGTCTTGTTGAAGTAAACAAGATGATGTCAACGTATGACCCTACATCAGAACTTTCAAGGTTCAATCAGTATCGCTATACCGATAACTTTGCCGTATCGCCAGACACTTTGACCGTGGTTAATGAAGCGTTGCGTTTAGCTAGCTTAAGCGGAGGTGTGCTTGATGTAACGGTGGGCCCTTTGGTGAACTTGTGGGGGTTTGGCCCAACAAAACGCCCCGAGAAAGTACCAAGCCAAGGGGAGATCGACGAAATTAGAGACTATGTGGGTTATCAGAAACTGTCGACCACGCCAACCGGTCTCAAAAAAAGCCACCCCATGCTCTACGTCGATTTATCGACCATAGCCAAAGGTTTTGGTGTAGATGAAGTGGCAGAGATCCTTGAAAAGCACGGTATTGAAAACTACCTTGTAGAAATAGGCGGTGAAATGCGCGTGAAAGGTGAACGTGGCGACGGCAGCGAGTGGCTTATCGCTATTGAAAAGCCGGTTACTACTGAACGCGCAGTTCAAAAAGTTGTCTCAATAGGTGAAAACGCGGTTGCTACGTCGGGCGACTATCGTAACTATTACGAAGAAGACGGGGTTCGTTATTCGCACCTAATAGACCCAACTACCGGTAAACCTATTTCGCATAATTTGGTATCGGTAACCGTTGTCCACCCTTCATCTATGACATCAGACGGTCTAGCTACCGCGTTCAATGTTATGGGGTGGGAGCAAGCGATAGCGATCGCCGAGCAAGAACAGCTTGCCGTATTCCTCATTCGTCGCACCGATGACGGATTTGAGGAGTATGCGTCGCCAGAATTTGATAAACTGGTCACAGTTCATAATTAG